The Primulina huaijiensis isolate GDHJ02 chromosome 12, ASM1229523v2, whole genome shotgun sequence genome has a window encoding:
- the LOC140989184 gene encoding TORTIFOLIA1-like protein 4 isoform X2, with product MGVSKQSSGNLKTRVNICLNKLSDRDTLSMATNELEGIARALPSDDFVPFLNCLSTTDSSEKSPVRRQCVRVLSILSAAHGDELSPHVSRMISAVLRRLRDQDSAVRTACVDAISSITTHVTQTPFSVILKPLVDALFQEQDSNAQMGVALCVSAAVDAARGVDVSELRKLLPRVLKLIKKDCFKAKPSLLVLTGSIVNTCCVKNKSLLSSLVYTAVEFLSSEDWAARKAAADVLEKAAATADKDLAAEFKGSCVAALESRRFDKVKVTRETMNQALERWRDVPDVLEEVTSPKGSSCSSSGYSPVLVSKSCSADRGLVTPQFRKVTPTKSSVSSCSSTGRSHKSIVRSDQEKKPCTSKPNMPELRRNFRSRVVPFNFNSDDLDVGYGDSIHEKLGTQTEFEDLSLICDQLLQIENQQSTLLDILQKFIGSSQKGMNSLEKRVEGLEKVVDEMSQDLAIPGTWNYM from the exons ATGGGAGTTTCGAAACAATCATCCGGCAACCTCAAGACAAGAGTTAACATTTGTCTTAATAAGCTTTCCGACAGAGACACGCTTTCTATGGCCACCAATGAACTCGAAGGCATCGCTAGAGCACTCCCGAGTGACGATTTTGTACCATTCTTGAACTGTCTTTCTACTACAGACTCGTCGGAGAAATCTCCCGTCCGCCGCCAGTGCGTGCGTGTTTTGAGCATCCTCTCTGCTGCACACGGCGATGAGCTGTCGCCCCACGTGTCCCGCATGATCTCCGCCGTCCTCCGCCGTCTCCGAGACCAGGACTCCGCAGTACGCACAGCCTGCGTTGACGCCATTTCATCAATCACGACACATGTTACCCAGACTCCGTTTTCTGTCATCCTCAAGCCCCTCGTCGACGCGCTCTTCCAGGAGCAGGATTCGAACGCGCAGATGGGAGTGGCGCTCTGTGTATCCGCCGCGGTGGATGCGGCAAGGGGGGTGGATGTTTCAGAGCTTAGAAAGCTCTTGCCGAGAGTTCTGAAGTTGATCAAAAAGGACTGTTTCAAGGCAAAGCCTTCTTTGTTAGTGTTAACTGGGAGCATTGTAAACACTTGTTGTGTGAAAAATAAGAGCCTGTTGAGTTCTTTGGTTTACACCGCGGTCGAATTCCTGAGTAGTGAAGATTGGGCGGCGAGAAAAGCTGCGGCAGATGTTTTAGAGAAAGCGGCGGCCACGGCGGACAAAGATTTGGCTGCAGAGTTCAAGGGAAGTTGTGTCGCTGCTTTGGAGAGCCGAAGATTTGACAAG GTAAAGGTTACTAGGGAGACGATGAATCAGGCACTGGAGAGGTGGAGAGATGTTCCTGACGTGTTGGAAGAGGTGACATCCCCTAaaggta GCAGCTGCAGCAGCAGTGGGTACTCCCCGGTTCTTGTTTCGAAAAGTTGTTCGGCGGACAGGGGCTTGGTAACTCCCCAATTCAGAAAAGTAACTCCTACGAAATCGTCGGTATCGAGCTGCTCATCCACCGGCAGAAGTCATAAGAGCATTGTAAGAAGTGACCAGGAAAAGAAACCTTGTACCTCGAAGCCCAACATGCCAGAATTGAGGAGAAACTTTCGATCCCGAGTTGTCCCGTTCAATTTTAATAGCGATGATCTGGATGTGGGTTATGGAGATTCTATCCATGAAAAGCTGGGGACTCAAACGGAGTTCGAGGATTTGTCTTTGATTTGTGATCAACTTCTACAGATTGAGAATCAGCAATCTACTTTGCTGGATATCCTTCAG AAATTCATAGGAAGCTCCCAGAAAGGGATGAATTCCCTGGAAAAACGAGTGGAAGGGCTGGAGAAGGTGGTGGATGAAATGTCCCAGGATTTGGCCATTCCCGGCACCTGGAATTATATGTAG
- the LOC140989184 gene encoding TORTIFOLIA1-like protein 4 isoform X1 — translation MGVSKQSSGNLKTRVNICLNKLSDRDTLSMATNELEGIARALPSDDFVPFLNCLSTTDSSEKSPVRRQCVRVLSILSAAHGDELSPHVSRMISAVLRRLRDQDSAVRTACVDAISSITTHVTQTPFSVILKPLVDALFQEQDSNAQMGVALCVSAAVDAARGVDVSELRKLLPRVLKLIKKDCFKAKPSLLVLTGSIVNTCCVKNKSLLSSLVYTAVEFLSSEDWAARKAAADVLEKAAATADKDLAAEFKGSCVAALESRRFDKVKVTRETMNQALERWRDVPDVLEEVTSPKGSSCSCSCSSSGYSPVLVSKSCSADRGLVTPQFRKVTPTKSSVSSCSSTGRSHKSIVRSDQEKKPCTSKPNMPELRRNFRSRVVPFNFNSDDLDVGYGDSIHEKLGTQTEFEDLSLICDQLLQIENQQSTLLDILQKFIGSSQKGMNSLEKRVEGLEKVVDEMSQDLAIPGTWNYM, via the exons ATGGGAGTTTCGAAACAATCATCCGGCAACCTCAAGACAAGAGTTAACATTTGTCTTAATAAGCTTTCCGACAGAGACACGCTTTCTATGGCCACCAATGAACTCGAAGGCATCGCTAGAGCACTCCCGAGTGACGATTTTGTACCATTCTTGAACTGTCTTTCTACTACAGACTCGTCGGAGAAATCTCCCGTCCGCCGCCAGTGCGTGCGTGTTTTGAGCATCCTCTCTGCTGCACACGGCGATGAGCTGTCGCCCCACGTGTCCCGCATGATCTCCGCCGTCCTCCGCCGTCTCCGAGACCAGGACTCCGCAGTACGCACAGCCTGCGTTGACGCCATTTCATCAATCACGACACATGTTACCCAGACTCCGTTTTCTGTCATCCTCAAGCCCCTCGTCGACGCGCTCTTCCAGGAGCAGGATTCGAACGCGCAGATGGGAGTGGCGCTCTGTGTATCCGCCGCGGTGGATGCGGCAAGGGGGGTGGATGTTTCAGAGCTTAGAAAGCTCTTGCCGAGAGTTCTGAAGTTGATCAAAAAGGACTGTTTCAAGGCAAAGCCTTCTTTGTTAGTGTTAACTGGGAGCATTGTAAACACTTGTTGTGTGAAAAATAAGAGCCTGTTGAGTTCTTTGGTTTACACCGCGGTCGAATTCCTGAGTAGTGAAGATTGGGCGGCGAGAAAAGCTGCGGCAGATGTTTTAGAGAAAGCGGCGGCCACGGCGGACAAAGATTTGGCTGCAGAGTTCAAGGGAAGTTGTGTCGCTGCTTTGGAGAGCCGAAGATTTGACAAG GTAAAGGTTACTAGGGAGACGATGAATCAGGCACTGGAGAGGTGGAGAGATGTTCCTGACGTGTTGGAAGAGGTGACATCCCCTAaag GTAGCAGCTGCAGCTGCAGCTGCAGCAGCAGTGGGTACTCCCCGGTTCTTGTTTCGAAAAGTTGTTCGGCGGACAGGGGCTTGGTAACTCCCCAATTCAGAAAAGTAACTCCTACGAAATCGTCGGTATCGAGCTGCTCATCCACCGGCAGAAGTCATAAGAGCATTGTAAGAAGTGACCAGGAAAAGAAACCTTGTACCTCGAAGCCCAACATGCCAGAATTGAGGAGAAACTTTCGATCCCGAGTTGTCCCGTTCAATTTTAATAGCGATGATCTGGATGTGGGTTATGGAGATTCTATCCATGAAAAGCTGGGGACTCAAACGGAGTTCGAGGATTTGTCTTTGATTTGTGATCAACTTCTACAGATTGAGAATCAGCAATCTACTTTGCTGGATATCCTTCAG AAATTCATAGGAAGCTCCCAGAAAGGGATGAATTCCCTGGAAAAACGAGTGGAAGGGCTGGAGAAGGTGGTGGATGAAATGTCCCAGGATTTGGCCATTCCCGGCACCTGGAATTATATGTAG
- the LOC140990271 gene encoding glycosyltransferase family 92 protein RCOM_0530710-like, producing the protein MESSDQRRKRKRVFRQPYPSLYCHSYLFSVSFLALCLGSLTFLYLLFRTVPFNASAFRPVLVVSSLSLLSSSSSRTVDSVQDFDSFLFPWKIEDMVLFPDYILLLVSGGKKVGLMKKVGVEGFECVYYREIGSDFMVKRVISVDEFDGLRSIVRCPLPSMNMNYSTLVTLRVGGNDGVLVHNQTLNSWEKVAYSANLDGDTVVVFVKGLKLRGNKESDPSLFSCHFGLGKWERNETFTLTTKALSAAQEVVRCPLPRSIGNNPIKANGIRVTIGVTPYVRARAQRQLIFPSVAKITNFGSEGKKRKEGKYKLCACTMVWNQASSIREWIMYHSWLGVERWFIYDNNSDDDIDEVIQDLDRDNYNVTRHVWPWIKTQEAGFSNCALRAKDECNWVSFMDVDEYFYFPYSRPKHQRFKNFGYAGQHSLRTLVANVSSASPTIAEIRTSCHSFGPSGLSSPPSQGVTVGYTCRLQSPERHKSIIRPDALHVTLLNVVHHFRLKKGFRYLNLPQNTAIVNHYKYQVWEVFRAKFYRRVATYVADWQESEKEGSRDRAPGLGTEAIEPPDWPQKFCEVWDFGLRDFVLSNLADLSSGLLPWESHYASTD; encoded by the coding sequence atggaatCTTCGGATCAACGCCGGAAGAGAAAAAGAGTTTTCAGACAACCTTATCCGTCCTTGTACTGTCATTCGTACCTGTTTTCTGTAAGCTTTCTTGCGCTGTGCCTCGGTTCCCTCACCtttctttatcttttatttagGACAGTTCCCTTTAATGCTTCAGCTTTTCGCCCTGTTTTAGTGGTTTCGAGCTTATCTTTGTTGTCGTCTAGTAGTTCAAGAACTGTTGATTCAGTTCAAGATTTTGATAGTTTCCTGTTTCCTTGGAAAATAGAGGACATGGTTCTGTTCCctgattatattttattgttagtgaGTGGTGGAAAGAAAGTTGGGTTGATGAAGAAGGTTGGTGTTGAGGGATTTGAGTGTGTTTATTATCGTGAAATCGGAAGCGATTTTATGGTGAAAAGGGTGATTTCTGTGGATGAATTTGATGGACTTCGGTCAATTGTGAGGTGCCCTCTTCCATCTATGAATATGAATTATTCAACTTTGGTAACTTTGAGGGTAGGTGGTAATGATGGGGTTTTGGTTCATAATCAGACTCTGAATTCTTGGGAAAAAGTAGCTTATTCAGCTAATTTGGATGGGGATACAGTTGTCGTGTTTGTGAAAGGGTTGAAGTTGAGGGGAAATAAGGAGTCTGATCCAAGCCTATTTAGTTGTCATTTCGGGTTAGGGAAATGGGAAAGGAATGAGACGTTTACCCTCACAACGAAGGCTCTGAGTGCTGCTCAAGAAGTGGTGAGATGTCCGTTGCCACGTAGTATTGGAAATAATCCTATTAAGGCTAACGGTATTCGAGTCACCATTGGAGTGACACCTTATGTCCGTGCTCGAGCTCAAAGGCAGCTAATTTTCCCATCCGTTGCCAAGATTACAAACTTTGGATCCGAGGGTAAGAAGAGAAAGGAGGGAAAGTACAAGCTTTGTGCGTGTACAATGGTGTGGAACCAAGCTTCATCCATACGTGAATGGATTATGTATCATTCTTGGCTTGGAGTGGAAAGATGGTTCATATATGATAACAATAGCGACGATGATATCGATGAAGTTATTCAAGACCTCGATCGTGACAATTACAATGTAACCAGGCACGTATGGCCATGGATCAAGACTCAAGAAGCTGGTTTCTCGAATTGTGCATTGCGAGCAAAAGACGAATGTAATTGGGTTTCTTTTATGGACGTAGATGAATACTTCTACTTCCCATACTCGAGGCCTAAGCACCAAAGATTCAAGAATTTTGGGTATGCTGGTCAGCATTCTCTGCGCACATTAGTGGCAAATGTATCATCTGCATCACCTACAATTGCAGAAATCAGGACATCTTGCCATAGTTTTGGGCCTTCTGGGTTGAGTTCACCGCCATCACAAGGTGTCACTGTAGGTTACACTTGCCGCCTTCAAAGTCCAGAGAGGCATAAATCCATCATCAGGCCAGATGCGCTACACGTAACGTTACTTAATGTGGTGCATCATTTTCGTTTAAAGAAGGGATTTAGATACCTGAACTTACCTCAGAATACAGCCATAGTAAACCACTACAAATACCAAGTGTGGGAGGTTTTCAGAGCAAAGTTTTACAGAAGAGTTGCTACTTACGTCGCCGACTGGCAAGAAAGTGAGAAGGAAGGTTCGAGAGATAGAGCTCCCGGTTTGGGAACCGAGGCCATCGAGCCGCCGGACTGGCCGCAGAAGTTTTGCGAAGTTTGGGATTTCGGGCTGCGGGATTTCGTTTTGTCGAATTTGGCTGATCTGTCGAGCGGTTTGCTGCCATGGGAGTCCCATTATGCTTCGACTGATTAA